The genome window TGTAGGAGCGAGAATAACATCATATTTAAAGCTGTCAGCCACGTCCAGCCTTGGTCGATAAACACTTGCTTTAGCTTCGATAAATCCTCAATTTCTAGCATAGCTCCTTGGGATAAATACGCCATAATCAGGATAGGGATAACAATTTCATTAGCCGGTAACCCAAGAATAAATGCAGCCATAATAAAGCCGTCCATACCAAGAGCCTGACCAAATGGCTCTAAAAAGTTAACAAAATGCATGAGAATACTCGTATCACCAATGTAAATATTGGCGAATACCCAAGTCAAAATAGAGGCAGGTGCTGCAACGATAACCGCTCTTTTTAATACATTCCATGCTTTATCAATACTTGCTCTTAAAATTGTATCCCAAAACTTTGGTCTTCGGAATGGCGGAAGCTCCAATGTGTAATGTGTTGGTACACCCTTTAAAGCTGTTTTAGAAAGAACCCAAGAAACGGATAATGTCACAACGACGCCTAACATAACAAATCCTATTAAAATGCCCGACGTTACAAGTGTACTTGTTGCACCTGAAAAGCCAGTTACCATAAATAAGGATGCTAATAAAATAAGTGTTGGCCATCTCCCATTACAAGGAACAAAATTATTCGTTAAAATGGCTAACATTCGTTCACGAGGAGATTCTATAATTCTCGTTGACATGATAGCAGCAGCATTACAGCCAAAACCCATTGCCATTGTTAATGATTGTTTTCCGTGTCCACCAGCTCGTTTGAATAAACGGTCCATATTAAATGCTACACGTGGTAAATAACCGTAGTTTTCTAATAGAGCGAACATAGGGAAGAATATAGCCATTGGTGGTAGCATAACACTAATAACCCAACCGGTACCTCTGAATAGCCCGAGAATTAAAACACCGTGTAGCCATTCTGGTGCGTGCATTGCTTCAAAAAGAATGGTTAGCTTCCCTTCTAGATAGCCAAATAAGTTTGCTAACATATCAGATGGTACGTTTGCGCCAGCGATAGTAATGTAAAAGACGGTCCCAAGCAAGATAAGCATAATAGGGAATCCCCAAATGCGGGATGTGAAAATTTCATCTAATTTATCAGATCTGTACATTGCAGGTTGCTGCGATACTACTTTTTTACATAAAGATTTGCTTTTAGTATAAATATCACTAACGATTTCATCTCGAATATCCTCATTCGAAACCTCGTTCACTTCAGCTAAAATCCCCTTAAGTGAATTATGATTTAACACTGACTGGGACTCCATTCGTTCTCACCTCGTGCTGTTTATTATTCTTATGATTTTGCAGTTTTAAGATCAATTCCTCATCACCGTCAAGTAAGCGAAGGGCAATCCATCTCGATGGATATTTTTCATCAAAATAACCTTCTAATTTCGATTCTATCTTTGTAATGGCTTCCTCTATTTCTTTCGAATATGTCATGCGATATGGAGCCGTAACAATTTGCCCATTCACTAGTTGACCTAATGTATCCAACATTTGATCAATACCTTTTTTATTTCTCGCTGATATTTTTACGACGGGGACTCCTAGCTCACGAGCTAATTTCTTTTCATCAATTCGGATACCCTTTTTCTCAGCTTCATCAATTAAATTAATACAAATGATGACATTATCAGTCATTTCTAATACTTGAAGTGCAAGATTTAAATTTCTCTCTAATGATGTTGCATCAAGCACAACAATCGTTGCATCCGGTTGGTCAAAAACAATATGGTCTCTTGCAACTTCTTCATCTGCCGAATTGGAAAATAGAGAATAGGTCCCGGGTAAATCCACGAGTACATATTGGTCTCCTTTGTGTTCAAAAGATCCTTCTGCATGAACAACCGTTTTCCCTGGCCAGTTCCCAGTATGTTGCTTCAATCCCGTTAATGTATTAAATAATGTGCTTTTACCGGTATTTGGGTTCCCTGCTAAAGCAATTCTATTTACTCTCACTTTGTATTCCCCCTAACAACTTCGCCCAAAATCATTGAGCTTTCATCATTCCGTAACGCAATCGTCGTATTGCTTACACGATAAGCGACAGGGTCTCCTAAAGGGCTTTTACGAAGAACAGTAATTTCTGCTTCTTTCACAAAGCCTAAATCTAATAATCTTCTTCTTAAAGGACCCTCAATATTTATTTCTTTTATTAAAAAGCAATCTCCAAATGAACATTCAGATAGTGGTTTTAACATTTTTGACATAGCCATTTTTTATTCCTTCCCTTAATAATTTTTCCCGAACCTCATATTGTTTCTTTTAGGAAACTTTATTAAAGAATATGCCTGTTTTATGACAATTGTCAATGGTTTTCTGAAAATTTTATGAAATAACGCGATAAGAGAGCGTACTAATGAAGGGAATAACGGCGCATTTTGTTAGACAAAGAAATGTTGAAAAAAGCGGAGTTGTTTAGCATAAGCGGGCAAAGTTTTTGATGTAATGATATGAAAAGGTCCTTATTATGATGTATTAATGAAAGTGGGTTTTCGTTACAGGTGCCTATAGAATTTTTAACATAAGAGGGAATCTGCTTTGAAAAAGCGATAGAGTAGCAAAAAAACTTAAAACCCTCTGCTAATATTGGCAGAGGGTCATGCTATTTTTCTTTACTTGGAAATCACTCTTGGATTAGGAATGAAGCAGAGGAACTTGTTTGAATGAAATGACGATTTCCTTCTACTGTATAATCAGCTGGTACTGGTTTGCCAAAGGTATTGGTACGAACGATGGAGGCATTCGGTGACAAATTATTGATAATGATCTCCATATTCGCCTCAAATTCAACTGGTTTGTTATTTAATGTTGCCTGGAATGTGATACGATTCGATTTTTTTGTAATGCTAATTTCCATAACACCAGTATCCTCATTAAGAAGAGTTCCTAGTGGTGGAATAATAACAGTCATATTGGATTTTGTTGTTAAAACGAAGCGATCTGCACTATTTTCCGTGTCGGCAACGTTTATTTTTGCTGTATAGGTATTTTTGTTTTTAGTCATAGCTGTAGTTTTACCTGGTACGGCTGCTGTATCCGATAAAATTGGCTTTTTTGTCCCCTTACCTTTATTCGGTGAATCATATTTTCCATTCACAAAGTCTACTAAAGTCCAGACATTTGGTACAAGCTGCTGCTGCACAGGTGTTAAAGCCTCGAAAGCTGTTTTCGCTGCCTGTACATCTTTAGCAGTAGACGTTTTAGGCGATAAAGCTGCGATGGCATTTTCTACTTCCTTAGCTGCTGCCTTATCCTTTGCTACAAGCTGTTCCGCATCTAATAAAATCTGCTCTATGCCAACGGGTAAATAGATGTATGAAAATCTGCGTAGTGCATTAAGCTCAGCTCTAGCATCAGCTACATCCTGATGGAAGGTAATGCGGGATGAGTTTAATAATTTGATTTTATTGACCACTTTATCGATAGATGTATTTGGCGTGATATAGGATGTCAGTATTCTTTGTGATTCCGGACTCACAAAGGACTTTTGGGCTGCGTTTAACGTATTGTACC of Lysinibacillus agricola contains these proteins:
- a CDS encoding nucleoside recognition domain-containing protein translates to MESQSVLNHNSLKGILAEVNEVSNEDIRDEIVSDIYTKSKSLCKKVVSQQPAMYRSDKLDEIFTSRIWGFPIMLILLGTVFYITIAGANVPSDMLANLFGYLEGKLTILFEAMHAPEWLHGVLILGLFRGTGWVISVMLPPMAIFFPMFALLENYGYLPRVAFNMDRLFKRAGGHGKQSLTMAMGFGCNAAAIMSTRIIESPRERMLAILTNNFVPCNGRWPTLILLASLFMVTGFSGATSTLVTSGILIGFVMLGVVVTLSVSWVLSKTALKGVPTHYTLELPPFRRPKFWDTILRASIDKAWNVLKRAVIVAAPASILTWVFANIYIGDTSILMHFVNFLEPFGQALGMDGFIMAAFILGLPANEIVIPILIMAYLSQGAMLEIEDLSKLKQVFIDQGWTWLTALNMMLFSLLHFPCGTTLVNIYKETKSPKWTFMSFLIPTVIAIGVTWLTATVARAFGWV
- a CDS encoding FeoB small GTPase domain-containing protein — protein: MRVNRIALAGNPNTGKSTLFNTLTGLKQHTGNWPGKTVVHAEGSFEHKGDQYVLVDLPGTYSLFSNSADEEVARDHIVFDQPDATIVVLDATSLERNLNLALQVLEMTDNVIICINLIDEAEKKGIRIDEKKLARELGVPVVKISARNKKGIDQMLDTLGQLVNGQIVTAPYRMTYSKEIEEAITKIESKLEGYFDEKYPSRWIALRLLDGDEELILKLQNHKNNKQHEVRTNGVPVSVKS
- a CDS encoding FeoA family protein; this encodes MAMSKMLKPLSECSFGDCFLIKEINIEGPLRRRLLDLGFVKEAEITVLRKSPLGDPVAYRVSNTTIALRNDESSMILGEVVRGNTK